A genome region from Patescibacteria group bacterium includes the following:
- a CDS encoding mannose-1-phosphate guanylyltransferase: MFYAVIMAGGTGTRLWPVSRKAKPKQSQAIIGNRTLLQKTFTRLAKAVDKKHILITTGRKNFKDIRKQLPSLSLSNFSLEPERKDTAAALGLAAMILEKRDPEAVMSCVYSDHYILDEDEYRRVAKLAEQIVAERPEYTVILGMNPAYPETGYGYIERSRLLKKRGKDAVYYVKRFVEKPDLKTAQRYIASGQYLWNSGMFFWKAKSLVALFEKYLPDTYKKLRKIQKAIGTKEEKKVLNQEYSKIKPISVDYGIVEKTKNILTIPAEFGWSDVGQWQAVKEILTHGQAENYIKCHHVGLDTDGSLIYAPAKKLVATIGMRDMVVIDTEDILLICPKDRSQDVKKIVETLEKNGQKKYL, encoded by the coding sequence ATGTTCTACGCCGTGATTATGGCGGGCGGAACGGGGACGCGCCTTTGGCCTGTAAGCCGCAAGGCTAAACCCAAACAATCCCAAGCCATTATTGGCAACCGCACGCTTTTACAAAAAACTTTCACCCGTCTAGCCAAAGCCGTGGATAAAAAACATATCCTCATTACCACGGGGCGGAAAAATTTTAAGGATATTAGAAAACAACTTCCTTCTCTTTCGCTTTCCAATTTTTCTTTGGAGCCGGAACGCAAAGATACAGCGGCAGCTCTAGGCCTCGCGGCAATGATTTTGGAAAAACGGGATCCGGAGGCAGTGATGTCTTGCGTCTACTCTGACCATTATATTCTGGATGAAGATGAATACCGCCGGGTGGCAAAATTGGCTGAACAGATTGTTGCGGAGAGGCCGGAATACACGGTGATTTTGGGCATGAATCCGGCTTATCCTGAAACCGGCTATGGCTATATTGAACGCAGCCGTCTTTTAAAAAAGCGAGGCAAGGACGCTGTTTATTATGTGAAACGTTTTGTGGAAAAACCGGATTTAAAAACCGCCCAACGCTATATCGCTTCAGGCCAATATTTATGGAATTCGGGGATGTTTTTTTGGAAAGCGAAGTCCTTGGTCGCGCTTTTTGAAAAATATCTTCCCGACACTTATAAAAAATTAAGGAAGATTCAGAAAGCCATTGGCACAAAGGAAGAAAAAAAAGTTTTAAACCAAGAGTACAGCAAGATTAAGCCCATCTCCGTGGACTATGGCATTGTGGAAAAAACCAAAAATATTTTAACCATTCCCGCTGAATTTGGCTGGTCTGATGTGGGGCAATGGCAGGCGGTCAAGGAAATTTTGACGCACGGCCAAGCCGAGAATTACATCAAGTGCCATCACGTTGGTTTGGATACGGACGGCAGTTTAATTTATGCGCCCGCTAAAAAATTAGTGGCTACTATCGGTATGCGCGATATGGTGGTTATTGACACGGAAGATATTTTGTTAATCTGTCCCAAGGATCGGTCGCAGGATGTAAAAAAGATTGTGGAGACATTGGAGAAGAATGGGCAGAAGAAGTATTTGTGA
- a CDS encoding four helix bundle protein translates to MEVKQQLKYRAYYFSIQIIKFVSKLPSQNIFRIIADQLLRSATSVGANIIEAQAASSKRDFTRFYEIALKSANETKYWLGLLRDATKFPKEEISLLLKEVEELAKILGASLLTLKGRK, encoded by the coding sequence ATGGAAGTTAAACAACAACTTAAATATCGTGCATATTATTTTTCAATTCAGATTATTAAATTTGTTAGTAAATTACCTAGCCAAAATATTTTTCGGATAATTGCAGATCAACTTTTGAGATCAGCTACTTCAGTAGGAGCAAACATTATAGAAGCCCAGGCTGCGAGTTCTAAAAGGGATTTTACTAGATTTTATGAAATTGCCTTAAAGTCAGCAAACGAAACAAAGTATTGGTTAGGTTTACTAAGAGATGCGACTAAATTCCCAAAGGAAGAAATTAGTTTACTTCTAAAAGAAGTAGAGGAACTAGCAAAAATACTCGGAGCAAGCTTACTAACTCTTAAGGGAAGGAAATAA
- a CDS encoding protein-L-isoaspartate(D-aspartate) O-methyltransferase, producing the protein MSALIETLISQGHLRTPRIIEAFRRVPRFRFIPREGRSAEDLREQSEINAPLPIGFGQTISQPLTVAIMLEMLAPKRGDKILDVGSGSGWQTGLLAHIVGAKGKVYALEVIPELKEFGEKNVKALGLRNVQFILGDGWKGHPVAAPYGRIIVAAAAVNIPKALKAQLKVGGVMVIPVGSPYACTMTRLEKISEDDFEITEEPGFSFVPLVKVQKAKCKRQNHSLKRKSYGS; encoded by the coding sequence ATGTCCGCTCTAATTGAGACCCTAATCAGTCAAGGGCATTTGCGCACACCGCGGATCATTGAGGCATTTAGAAGAGTGCCTCGCTTTCGTTTTATCCCCAGGGAGGGTAGAAGCGCAGAGGATCTGCGCGAACAGTCGGAAATTAACGCCCCTTTGCCCATTGGTTTTGGTCAGACGATTTCCCAGCCCTTGACCGTCGCGATTATGCTGGAGATGCTCGCTCCGAAAAGGGGAGATAAGATTTTGGATGTGGGTTCAGGCTCTGGCTGGCAGACAGGGCTGCTCGCGCATATTGTTGGCGCCAAAGGGAAAGTTTACGCCCTAGAAGTAATTCCGGAATTAAAAGAGTTTGGCGAGAAAAATGTCAAAGCATTAGGTCTCCGCAATGTTCAATTTATTTTAGGCGATGGTTGGAAGGGGCATCCGGTAGCGGCACCTTATGGCCGCATTATTGTGGCGGCGGCGGCCGTCAATATTCCTAAAGCTTTAAAAGCGCAGTTAAAAGTGGGCGGGGTGATGGTCATTCCCGTGGGCTCGCCTTATGCTTGCACAATGACGCGATTGGAAAAGATAAGTGAAGATGATTTTGAAATTACCGAAGAGCCAGGGTTTTCGTTTGTGCCATTAGTAAAAGTGCAAAAGGCAAAGTGCAAAAGGCAAAACCACAGCTTAAAGCGTAAAAGTTATGGAAGTTAA
- a CDS encoding CAP domain-containing protein, translating to MNTKTILKWCVPRKNNQYQPYALRKKALTFYVAVIFILKASVGFLFFAFPETAYLSQVSIKEIVDLANQSRAEVGLAPLKLNAKLNISSAGKAEDMMTKQYFAHTSPEGVEPWYWFEKAGYPYTYAGENLALGFETSAGVHQAWMNSKGHRDNIINPNYKEIGVAIIYGSFEGNFTTIIVQHFGSVESTTPQEVPAYPPPKKEIPAPTAPPQTPAGADRTAPAPPRILTPAPRYLTNNKEVTITGQAEAESTVLIYEKNEKIGQTKATKKNRFNFASASDFSDGEHSFRAMAVDKAGNRSAFSKSVAVVIDTTPPVIDMEKSYILPTYLNPLKTFDVFAYVTGEPVEVKATAGQNEVMLKEKEAHLYREVINQSTGGVWVQAKDAAGNITKAKLNFTQNVSSERDLHLVDSDNSWTLFLNTLDQTSRNLIIVFSAAIAILLLVNILVHIKKQNSKTISSVLLIILINGLLLAV from the coding sequence ATGAATACCAAAACCATTCTCAAATGGTGCGTGCCGCGCAAGAACAATCAATACCAACCTTACGCTCTGCGTAAAAAGGCGCTTACCTTTTATGTCGCCGTGATTTTCATACTGAAGGCGAGCGTCGGTTTTTTGTTTTTCGCTTTTCCGGAAACCGCCTATCTCTCCCAAGTGAGCATTAAAGAAATCGTAGACCTCGCGAACCAATCCCGCGCCGAGGTAGGCCTTGCTCCCCTTAAACTGAATGCCAAATTAAATATCTCGTCCGCGGGAAAAGCCGAAGATATGATGACGAAACAATACTTTGCCCATACCTCGCCCGAGGGCGTGGAGCCTTGGTATTGGTTTGAGAAAGCGGGCTATCCCTACACCTATGCGGGAGAAAATTTGGCTCTCGGTTTTGAAACAAGCGCGGGCGTGCATCAAGCCTGGATGAATTCTAAAGGTCATCGCGACAATATTATCAATCCTAATTACAAAGAGATTGGCGTCGCGATTATTTACGGCAGTTTTGAAGGCAATTTCACCACGATTATTGTTCAGCATTTCGGCTCTGTTGAATCCACAACTCCCCAAGAAGTCCCTGCCTATCCGCCTCCGAAAAAAGAAATACCCGCGCCGACCGCTCCGCCTCAAACTCCCGCTGGTGCCGACCGCACGGCTCCCGCTCCCCCGCGCATTCTTACTCCCGCTCCCCGCTACCTGACGAATAATAAAGAAGTGACCATCACGGGACAAGCCGAAGCGGAAAGCACGGTTTTAATCTATGAAAAGAACGAAAAGATCGGCCAGACCAAAGCTACTAAAAAGAACCGCTTTAATTTTGCTTCCGCCTCTGATTTTTCCGATGGCGAACATTCTTTCCGCGCCATGGCGGTAGATAAAGCAGGAAACCGCAGCGCTTTCTCTAAAAGCGTGGCGGTGGTCATTGACACAACTCCGCCGGTGATTGATATGGAAAAATCATATATCCTGCCTACTTATCTTAATCCGCTTAAAACCTTTGATGTCTTCGCTTATGTGACTGGCGAACCGGTGGAAGTCAAAGCCACTGCCGGTCAAAACGAGGTTATGCTCAAGGAAAAAGAGGCGCATCTCTATCGCGAAGTCATTAACCAATCCACTGGCGGGGTTTGGGTTCAAGCAAAAGATGCCGCCGGCAATATTACCAAAGCAAAATTAAACTTTACCCAAAATGTCAGCAGTGAGCGCGACCTGCATCTGGTAGACTCCGACAATAGCTGGACGCTTTTCTTAAACACACTGGATCAAACTAGCCGCAATCTTATTATAGTCTTTAGCGCCGCGATTGCGATTCTTCTGCTTGTAAATATTCTTGTGCATATCAAAAAACAAAACAGTAAAACCATCAGCTCTGTCCTGCTGATTATCCTTATTAACGGTCTTCTCCTGGCGGTTTAA
- a CDS encoding DUF642 domain-containing protein, which yields MSAFEAHVVNVTAKIENALDVPITELDFGTVFPEEVLNKTMAVNLSESFMEQAQCSTTSIIENGGFEIPEVTNPAKWETFPVVPGWNITWVNPGDAPAPALIEYQAGVNGWNSHEGNQWTELASDWGQAPNSLPNDARVIISQEISTTVGAKYTLTYWYSGRPGQSSADNMMDVRVNGITKPYAENNPGANTNWKEDSIEFVATASTTKIEFQGTGANHTYGMFLDDVSLVECGRVSTVDYVLRQKPKCVDDNNSSIHPQVTHNTNGDFACPEGSTMMPLLCPYLSKSETTNDGGEGQNNDGVAIAAFHGPLTGWTMKNTEDWQTGGTLSAAIGDIMDEWLIDLHAPCFKGMCAQDNKIDPEYQADPALEHAVFGCDLWLEVTGID from the coding sequence ATGTCCGCCTTTGAGGCGCATGTCGTCAATGTTACCGCCAAGATTGAGAACGCGTTGGATGTACCCATTACAGAACTCGATTTTGGTACAGTCTTCCCAGAAGAAGTGCTCAACAAAACCATGGCTGTGAACTTAAGCGAATCGTTTATGGAGCAAGCCCAATGCAGTACGACAAGCATTATTGAAAATGGCGGGTTTGAAATTCCAGAAGTTACAAACCCTGCCAAATGGGAGACATTTCCTGTAGTCCCTGGTTGGAATATTACATGGGTAAATCCTGGAGATGCCCCTGCTCCTGCTTTGATTGAATACCAGGCAGGTGTTAATGGTTGGAATTCTCATGAGGGTAATCAATGGACAGAGCTTGCCTCTGATTGGGGTCAAGCGCCAAACAGCTTGCCCAATGACGCGCGGGTAATCATTTCCCAAGAAATATCAACCACAGTCGGCGCGAAATACACATTAACCTATTGGTATTCGGGCCGTCCGGGCCAGTCAAGCGCTGATAATATGATGGATGTAAGAGTAAATGGCATAACTAAACCATACGCAGAAAACAATCCCGGAGCCAATACGAATTGGAAAGAAGACAGCATTGAATTTGTCGCAACTGCCAGCACAACCAAAATTGAATTTCAAGGAACTGGAGCAAACCATACCTACGGAATGTTCCTAGACGATGTCAGCTTGGTTGAATGCGGTCGGGTCAGTACGGTTGATTACGTCTTGCGCCAGAAGCCCAAGTGTGTTGACGACAATAATTCTTCTATTCATCCCCAAGTCACTCATAACACAAATGGCGATTTTGCTTGCCCTGAAGGTTCAACGATGATGCCCTTGCTCTGTCCTTATCTCTCTAAATCAGAAACAACGAATGATGGCGGCGAAGGGCAAAATAATGATGGTGTCGCGATTGCGGCCTTCCATGGCCCACTGACTGGATGGACAATGAAAAACACAGAAGACTGGCAAACTGGCGGCACATTATCCGCGGCGATCGGAGACATTATGGATGAATGGTTAATTGATCTCCATGCCCCCTGCTTTAAAGGTATGTGCGCCCAAGACAATAAGATTGACCCAGAGTACCAAGCCGATCCAGCACTTGAACACGCAGTCTTTGGCTGTGATCTCTGGCTGGAAGTGACAGGTATTGATTAA
- a CDS encoding signal peptidase I has product MKKILQYFQKRKEEKCTQAEELSKRQKIFRKAIGYLFYVGILIGLFYGTPKILSYLLNTKYPFASITSGSMWPVLKKGDLALICGVEPSEIKTNDVVVFPNENGALAIHRVIKINGDKIITKGDANTKEDKPINRSDILGRLCTVGSLEAKIPKIGLIAPLFH; this is encoded by the coding sequence ATGAAAAAGATTTTGCAATATTTTCAAAAGCGTAAGGAAGAAAAATGCACACAAGCGGAAGAATTAAGTAAGAGGCAAAAAATTTTCCGGAAAGCTATCGGTTATCTATTTTATGTTGGGATTTTAATTGGACTCTTCTACGGTACACCCAAAATTCTATCCTATCTTCTAAATACTAAATATCCCTTTGCGTCAATTACATCGGGGTCAATGTGGCCAGTCTTAAAGAAGGGAGATCTCGCCTTAATCTGCGGCGTAGAACCCTCTGAAATCAAAACGAATGATGTTGTGGTTTTCCCTAATGAAAATGGCGCTTTAGCAATCCATCGGGTGATTAAAATAAATGGCGATAAAATTATTACCAAAGGCGACGCCAACACTAAAGAAGATAAACCTATTAACCGCTCCGACATCTTGGGTCGACTTTGCACAGTGGGTTCCCTTGAGGCAAAAATCCCAAAAATCGGATTAATCGCTCCACTTTTTCACTAA
- a CDS encoding lamin tail domain-containing protein, producing the protein MPKMSSKNKYLTLGLQTLGIFIVFVLAFFWANKSFAYEAHVIGVTAMFQNYVCGDGNLNPGEECDDGNNTNGDGCSATCVLEKTPSCMKINEVYYYPDDAHGGGDAEWIELYNACEYQVNLKNWYLKDNTQTETIHQNYIIDPSQFVVLAPNASIWEKYWDITPTNAIKIALGGGQKMFNNLANDGDRVFLYDNHDNEIDAVSWGADTTAFDPSVPGVTEGHSIARKTKGVDTDTADDWGDLPTPNPGTNPHSTIQTTVPEPPKLQTSNLNIAGDSTPIITDTTVGDADDSTPATKNNIITDPGDSTPATDTLEVKEQEDISPALESNENQEDNDSAENPGETEDISPPSGSDDSQTDLTQEDPVTDNTPPAANKEDINNTDSSLSPPENPEPEEETSPTNNPESNSSSESPPPNPAEGTENNPS; encoded by the coding sequence ATGCCAAAGATGAGTAGCAAAAATAAGTATTTGACTCTTGGTCTCCAAACACTAGGAATATTTATTGTTTTTGTTTTAGCTTTTTTCTGGGCAAATAAATCATTTGCTTATGAAGCGCATGTGATTGGCGTAACAGCGATGTTTCAAAATTATGTTTGCGGCGATGGCAATCTCAATCCCGGCGAAGAATGCGATGACGGCAACAACACTAATGGCGATGGCTGTTCGGCGACTTGCGTCCTTGAGAAAACACCTAGTTGCATGAAAATTAACGAGGTCTATTACTATCCAGATGATGCGCATGGCGGCGGGGATGCCGAATGGATTGAGCTTTATAATGCTTGCGAATATCAAGTTAATCTTAAAAATTGGTATTTGAAAGACAACACTCAAACGGAAACCATCCATCAAAATTATATTATTGACCCCAGTCAATTTGTAGTTCTCGCGCCCAATGCTTCAATTTGGGAAAAATACTGGGATATTACCCCTACGAACGCCATAAAAATCGCTTTGGGCGGCGGACAAAAAATGTTTAATAATCTAGCGAATGACGGCGATCGGGTTTTCCTTTATGATAATCACGATAATGAGATTGACGCAGTAAGCTGGGGCGCGGATACAACCGCTTTTGACCCGAGCGTCCCCGGTGTTACCGAAGGTCATTCTATCGCCCGTAAAACAAAAGGTGTGGATACCGATACAGCAGACGACTGGGGAGATTTACCTACACCCAACCCGGGCACAAATCCCCATTCAACAATCCAAACAACTGTTCCTGAACCGCCCAAATTACAAACCAGTAATCTTAATATCGCTGGCGACAGCACGCCGATAATAACTGACACGACTGTGGGCGATGCCGATGATTCCACGCCCGCGACCAAGAATAACATAATAACCGACCCTGGCGATTCTACGCCCGCGACTGATACCCTTGAGGTAAAAGAACAGGAAGATATATCCCCTGCCTTAGAATCAAATGAAAACCAAGAAGATAATGATAGCGCGGAAAATCCTGGTGAAACAGAAGATATTTCTCCTCCCTCCGGTTCTGATGACTCTCAAACCGATTTAACGCAAGAAGACCCTGTAACAGACAATACGCCACCTGCTGCTAATAAAGAAGACATCAATAACACTGATTCATCTCTATCCCCGCCTGAAAATCCAGAGCCAGAAGAGGAAACCAGTCCAACCAATAACCCAGAATCAAATTCTTCTTCTGAATCCCCTCCCCCTAACCCCGCAGAAGGTACGGAAAATAATCCCTCTTAA